One segment of Vulpes vulpes isolate BD-2025 unplaced genomic scaffold, VulVul3 u000000695, whole genome shotgun sequence DNA contains the following:
- the ELFN2 gene encoding LOW QUALITY PROTEIN: protein phosphatase 1 regulatory subunit 29 (The sequence of the model RefSeq protein was modified relative to this genomic sequence to represent the inferred CDS: deleted 1 base in 1 codon), which yields MLRLGLCAAALLCVCRPGAVRADCWLIEGDKGYVWLAICSQNQPPYETIPQHINSTVHDLRLNENKLKAVLYSSLNRFGNLTDLNLTKNEISYIEDGAFLGQSSLQVLQLGYNKLSNLTEGMLRGMGRLQFLFLQHNLIEVVTPAAFSECPSLISIDLSSNRLSRLDGATFASLASLMVCELAGNPFNCECDLFGFLAWLVVFNNVTKNYDRLQCESPREFAGYPLLVPRPYHSLNAITVLQAKCRNGSLPARPASHPTPYSTDAQREPDENSGFNPDEILSVEPPASSTTDASAGPAIKLHHVTFTSATLVVIIPHPYSKMYVLVQYNNSYFSDVMTLKNKKEIVTLDKLRAHTEYTFCVTSLRNSRRFNHTCLTFTTRDPVPGDLAPSTSTTTHYIMTILGCLFGMVIVLGAVYYCLRKRRMQEEKQKSVKVKKTILEMRYGADVDAGSVVHAAQKLGEPPVLPVSCMSSIPSMIGEKLPTSKGLEAGLDTPKVATKGNYIEVRTGAGGDGLARPEDDLPDLENGQGSAAEISTIAKEVDKVNQIINNCIDALKLDSASFLGGGGGSGDPELAFECQSLPAAAAAAAAAASAAPPGALERPSFLSPPYKESSHHPLQRQLSADAAVARKTCSVSSSGSIKSAKVFSLDVPDHPAAAGLAKGDSKYIEKGSPLNSPLDRLPLVPAGSGGGGGIHHLEVKPAYHCSEHRHSFPALYYEEGADSLSQRVSFLKPLTRSKRDSTYSQLSPRHYYSGYSSSPEYSSESTHKIWERFRPYKKHHREEVYMAAGHALRKKVQFAKDEDLHDILDYWKGVSAQQKL from the exons ATGCTGCGCCTGGGGCTGTGCGCCGCCGCGCTGCTGTGCGTGTGCCGGCCGGGCGCCGTGCGCGCCGACTGCTGGCTTATCGAGGGCGACAAGGGGTACGTGTGGCTGGCCATCTGCAGCCAGAACCAGCCACCCTATGAGACCATCCCGCAGCACATCAACAGCACCGTGCACGACCTGCGGCTCAACGAGAACAAGCTCAAGGCCGTGCTCTACTCCTCGCTCAACCGCTTCGGGAACCTCACCGACCTCAACCTCACCAAGAACGAGATCTCTTACATCGAGGACGGCGCCTTCCTGGGCCAGTCGAGCCTGCAGGTGCTGCAGCTTGGGTACAACAAGCTCAGCAACCTGACGGAGGGCATGCTGCGCGGCATGGGCCGCCTGCAGTTCCTCTTCCTGCAGCACAACCTCATCGAGGTGGTGACGCCCGCCGCCTTCTCCGAGTGCCCGAGCCTCATCAGCATCGACCTGTCCTCCAACCGCCTCAGCCGCCTGGACGGCGCCACCTTCGCCAGCCTGGCCAGCCTCATGGTGTGTGAGCTGGCCGGCAACCCCTTCAACTGTGAGTGCGACCTCTTCGGCTTCCTCGCCTGGCTGGTGGTCTTCAACAATGTCACCAAGAACTACGACCGGCTACAGTGCGAGTCCCCACGCGAGTTCGCCGGCTACCCGCTGCTGGTGCCCCGGCCCTACCACAGCCTCAACGCCATCACCGTGCTCCAGGCCAAGTGCCGCAACGGCTCGTTGCCCGCCCGGCCTGCGAGCCACCCCACGCCCTACTCCACCGACgcccagagggagcccgatgagaACTCGGGCTTCAACCCCGACGAGATCCTTTCGGTGGAGCCCCCGGCCTCGTCCACCACAGACGCATCAGCTGGGCCCGCCATCAAGCTGCACCATGTCACCTTCACTTCGGCCACCCTGGTGGTCATCATCCCGCACCCCTACAGCAAGATGTACGTCCTGGTCCAGTACAACAACAGCTACTTCTCCGACGTCATGACACTCAAGAACAAGAAGGAGATCGTCACGCTCGACAAGCTGCGGGCACACACCGAGTACACCTTCTGCGTGACCTCGCTGCGCAACAGCCGCCGCTTCAACCACACCTGCTTGACCTTCACCACGCGGGACCCCGTCCCAGGCGACCTGGCGCCCagcacctccaccaccacccactACATCATGACCATCCTGGGCTGCCTCTTCGGCATGGTCATCGTGCTGGGCGCCGTCTACTACTGCCTGCGCAAGCGGCGCatgcaggaggagaagcagaagtcGGTCAAGGTCAAGAAGACCATACTGGAGATGCGCTACGGGGCGGATGTGGATGCCGGCTCTGTGGTCCACGCCGCCCAGAAGCTGGGCGAACCTCCCGTGCTGCCCGTGTCCTGCATGTCCTCCATCCCCTCCATGATTGGGGAGAAGCTGCCCACCTCCaaggggctggaggctgggctgGACACCCCCAAGGTGGCCACCAAGGGCAACTACATTGAGGTGCGCACAGGCGCGGGTGGGGATGGCCTGGCCCGGCCTGAGGATGACCTCCCGGACCTGGAGAACGGCCAGGGCTCGGCCGCCGAGATCTCCACCATCGCCAAGGAGGTGGACAAGGTCAACCAGATCATTAACAACTGCATCGATGCCCTGAAGCTGGACTCGGCCTCGTTTCTG GGGGGTGGCGGCGGCAGCGGGGACCCCGAGCTGGCCTTCGAGTGCCAGTCcctccccgcggccgccgccgctgccgccgccgccgcctcggccgCCCCCCCTGGGGCGCTGGAGCGGCCCAGCTTCCTCTCGCCCCCGTACAAGGAGAGCTCCCACCACCCGCTCCAGCGCCAGCTGAGCGCCGACGCCGCCGTGGCCCGTAAGACCTGCAGCGTGTCGTCCAGCGGCTCCATCAAGAGCGCCAAGGTCTTCAGCCTGGACGTGCCCGACCACCCGGCCGCCGCGGGGCTGGCCAAGGGCGACTCCAAGTACATCGAGAAGGGCAGCCCCCTCAACAGCCCGCTGGACCGGCTCCCGCTGGTGCCGGCGGgcagtggcggcggcggcggcatcCACCACCTGGAGGTGAAGCCCGCCTACCACTGCAGCGAGCACCGGCACAGCTTCCCGGCGCTGTACTACGAGGAGGGCGCCGACAGCCTGAGCCAGCGCGTGTCCTTCCTCAAGCCGCTGACCCGCTCCAAGCGGGACTCCACCTACTCGCAGCTCTCCCCCAGACACTACTACTCAGGTTACTCGTCCAGCCCTGAGTACTCATCCGAGAGCACGCACAAGATCTGGGAGCGCTTCCGGCCCTACAAGAAGCACCACCGGGAGGAGGTGTACATGGCCGCAGGCCACGCCCTGCGCAAGAAGGTCCAGTTCGCCAAGGACGAGGACCTGCACGACATCCTCGATTACTGGAAGGGGGTCTCGGCCCAGCAGAAGCTGTGA